The genome window tcactttaaccacatgaaactatgtaaatgtaaatacatttaggctgtgcgtatgatattgtaatttaaaggtgtaattttaattttgctagttgtttatgtcactactattcagtgatatacgggaattatgatttacgggtaacattagtacaaaaaacattactaaggattctgtatggtctggtacgggaggaggtccatgtgTGATGGAACCAGTACTGGAAATagcaaaaatatatatgttaggCCTAATGGTTAAAGCTTGCTGTTGGCCCAAAGAGCAAGGCTTGCTTTTAGCATAAGTAACAAGGAAATGGAGAAGAAAGAATTGCTTCTACAGCTTGCAGTAGACTCTTGCCCCCGCGCAGGATGTATGAAGACAGGATATATAAGCCACAGGGCACGTAGGCAGTTGGAGTTTGAAGGGCAGTGCTGGGTGGAAGAAAACAAATGCAAAGAGCAGAGACACGTATGCATTGGCACATAGCCAAAGGGCGGTGGCCCAATGTAAGGCAATGGAGAGACTGGAAATGTACTAGagatgggaggagggaggagaggagggctcaAGAGCCTATATAATCTATGACTGTGTAATCATGCGGCAGACTTGCACCTTCAGGCGTGAGTCGAGGGTCAGTCTTCTTTTGCAAAAGCTTGTGGTCCTGAATAAAGATGTTGGATCTGATCTGGTCTCCCATTTGGTGTTATAGGTCTTTCCACCAAGTGAAAAACGAACCCTTTTGTGTAACACATGGGGAGTGACatcatgagttactgcactgagtgacaccaaccctagtgatgccactggattTAGGCATTCCAAAGCCATTTCTAAACCATCGCAACAGATATGCACCAAGGATGGAGAGGGACTCCAATGAAGTACCCTCAACTGCACAATACTGAGGAAATCAGCAGCGGCAGCCTGGAGCTGTCAGATCTTATCAGCCCAGAAAAAATGGCACAGGGCagcacaaaaaataaaaagggtgTGAAACTGACAAATGTCAATGAGGGAGACACTGAAACTGATGGCCTCATCTCTAAAGTGAGAAATGTATTAGCAGCACACTGGTCTTTAGCCCTCCAGCCTCTCAAAGCTAAACTAGAAGAAGTTACAAATAATATCACTGAAATGGCTATTGTGGTGAATGAGGCTTTAACATTAGGGCAAGGCATGCAGGCCAAACTAGAACTCCTCAAAGTAGCAGTTACTGAAGTACAGCTTAAACAAGAAGAGTCAGACCATGATAGCAGGCAAAATTTCAGAGTTCAAGGGATCccggagtgggaggggaggagacatgATCTCTTTGCTGATCACCTGGTTTAAAGAGCTGAATCTGCAAGTATCATTATGTGCTACCAATATAGAAAAGATACATAGGGTCATGGGTCCAAGAGGCTGCCTGACTGATCAGCCCAGAGATAGTCATTTGTTTTGAGTTCCTTAGTATGAAAGATGCCATTTTCAAGGCACTGAGAAACTTCAGACAATTGAAATGTAGTGAAACCTGAACAGAAGTATTCCAGGATATCTGCCCAGAGACCCTGAGGAGATTTTGCTCATTCAACCGATATACAGCAATGCCCAAAGAAGCAGGTTATTATAGCACAAGATGGAATTATAGCACAAGTTGGGGGCATCTTCATGGCTCTATTTGCAGGGAATTTCTTTGCCCGCTGCGCTGCCAGATTAGCTGGTTAGGGCAAGTGATGGCCATGAAGATGTCCATACTAAGGTTGATAAGACTTGGTTTCCATTTATGAGCTATGTACACAAAACATCTTCGATGACAGGTcccccaccctcccatacaggtctATGGAGAGGGCATATCTTCCAGTACGGTCATTGTTATCACACACTTGAGAATGTAACCAGAATGTGTGTTTTCTATTCATAAGATAGTGTCAACATTACTTGTGtctgtttgcatgttgttttgaaaaatctcattttttttttctaaaggaGAAACCTTAAGGGATGGGGGAGGCACAGCGGtttgacaatcaatccctcttcccagggaactccaggAATTGCACCTTTGTGAGGTGAAAAgcgatctcctaacaactctctgcgcACTTTGGatgttttgggggaagccacaatggattaaagtgctataatactgctttaaatatatgatgccGAAAGGGCCTTCTTCTCTGTGAGCTAACAGCACATTCAGAAGCAGTGAGAGTAGAAGCTCTGCAAGAATAATGAAAAAAGAAGGCCGTTTTACAAAGAAACGTAGTGtttaatgctagtcttactcagagtagaccaactgaagttaacagactaacttaggttccttaatttaaaaaatagttgAATACATCCCAATGTTTATTTTGAGACAAGCAAGGGTAACCCTGGAGCTACGCTAGAATTCCAAATATCATGTACCCATGCAGCACTGGGCATATTTTTAACATCCACTGCCCTCTGCTGTACAGGTTGTGCCATTACTTCCCATATCTGAGGAACGAAAAATTCCCCAGTAAAAATGCCTGGTGATTAATCAGAAGGAACATGAACTATATGAGACATAAGAGTGCGAGGATGAAGAACATCAGGTGGAACAATCTGGTTCTTGTCAGTCCCATGGAAAGGGAATCTTCGCACCCTGCATTTTCTCCTGATAAACCCGGTCAAAGCGTTCACTCTGTGCCACGGTCAGGTGGTTCTTCCAATCCCCAGAGATTCCTGAAACAACGCAAGAGTAATCATAACCACAAAGAAGTTCAACTGAAATTACGTCTATGGAAATTAAGACCTCTCTTCCTCAGCGTCATCCCTCCCATTGGGCAGAGTAAGGCCAAGTCAGGGGGCTGCTGTTGGGGGGCAAGAGCAGTCCCCAAACTGTTTTTGCtgcacccctccccagccactcCTATCTGTACCACAGCAGCAGTCATTCTTTCAGGTTGATGGCCTAGAACTGGTTGGCTGTCTCATCCAgctgcctttcctttttttttttgtaataatttttattattcaaattttcataaaacaaacaacaaaattaaacaacaaaaacaatacaacaaaaataaaaagaaaaacttgacttccgatttgtcacagatcagctataagtatataatatatatcaaacctgtcccctaaaacatacgaaattcacttttttccatagtctatcttaattaatcgtcaaatcccattatcatcatttcatttttttctttcaacaaaaagtccaaaagaggcttccattccttaagaaatatatctgtcattttttctctgagaaggcatgtcaatttgtccatctctactaagtccattaatttcaatagccattcttccgttgttggtattgattccattttccacttttgtgcatataataatcttgctgccgtaatcatatataatattattcttccatatttcttttccttttgtttatccataaaatccaataaaaaaaattctggctttgactgaatattcatctttaagattttttgcatcatcctacctatctgtgcccaaaataattttgcctgtttacacgaccaccacatatgataaaaagatccttcttgttgtttacatttccaacatacattagaaacattactatacatttttgacaacttttctggagtcatgtaccaacgatacatcattttataaaaattttctttaagattatagcataatgtaaatttcaaaccttttttccacatattttcccattgatccatttgtatattataaccaaatttttttgcccacttgaccatacactcttttacttgttcttcttccatgtccattttcaataaaaatttatacatttttgcaattatacattcatcatttgtacacaaacctatttcaaaatcagatttatttatttcaaacccatacattttcttatccattttgtatctttctaacaattgtaaataggcaaaccattgagaactatatccttcctttattagttgttctctctctttcattatatattctccatgcacattttctaatagttcttggtaagttaaccatttctcttttccatccatttctcttctataaaatgcttcttgacttgaaacacatagtggtattttcgaaaaaaaccttgttttgtatttattccatattttcaacaaaggacgtcttataaaatgattattaaaatccacattaacttttactttatcataccatagatatccatgccatccccacttcaggttgtgaccctccaaatccaataatcttttgttcctcaatacaatccattcatttatccagactaagcaacaagcagcaaaataaagtctcaaatttggtaatcccagtcctcctctttctttggcatcttgtaataattttaatttaactcttggttttttcccctgccaaacaaatttagaaatatctttttgccattgtttaaaaggaaaatcagaggatattacaggtattgtttgaaatagaaacatcattctcggcaatacattcatttttattacagatattctacccattaatgacaactgtaatttatcccattttaacaaatctttcttaatctctgtccataatttttcataattattatgaaacaactttgaatttttatttgtcataataatacctaaatatttcaccttttcttctattttaaaatctgtcttctctattaactctttttgatcccttaaagataaatttttcaccaacatctttgttttttggttgttgatcttaaatcctgctaatggtccaaattcttttagtttatccatcaatactttaattccttccaagggattttctaatacaattatcaagtcgtcagcaaatgctctcagtttatattcctctttttttatctttattcccgaaatccttttgtcttgccttatgtctctaagcagcacttctagaaccaaaataaataaaagaggggacagtggacatccctgtcttgtacccttttgtatttcacatgagtccgttaaatccccattgacaattagctgtgccttctgtgatgtataaatcgatctgatccattttataaaattatctccaaaatccatttgctctagaaccttaaacataaatttccaattcaaattatcaaatgctttctcagcatccaagaaaatcaaagctgcttgtatgtcatttcgttgttctagatattccaacacattcaaaacattcctgacgttatcacgtagttgtcttttaggtaaaaaccccgcttgatcttcctgaataaattgttgcaatattattttcattctttctgccaaaatcattgtaaaaattttatagtcattattcaataaagatattggccgataattttttgttttagttagctcctgctcctctttcggtattaatgttataatagcatttttccaactatccggtatcttcccctcttgcaaaattaaattcattgtacattgtaaaggtaacaagagttccttcTCCTATCTGTACCACAGCAGCAGTCATTCTTTCAGGTTGATGGCCTAGAACCTGTTGGCTGTCTCATCCAGCCGCCTTTCCTAATGCATTGCAGCTATTCCTAGATttccatgggaagagggattgattgttaaactgctctgggaattgtagtaagGTGAACAGGAGTCTgtgaacaattctcagcaccctcaacaatttacagttcccagcagtggtggctggtgtctccatgtcagtggggaatggagtccgctccaggttttagtctcaaCTTTCAAGGAACTCTCCCTGGTGCTGAAATATATTCCCACAATAGGtgtggcaccttggacagctccttgaaagttcagactaagacTCGGCATGGAGTCCActctcccactgacatggagccaccaattaTGACtggtttccagaattctttgggggaagccatgactgtttcaaatggtatgatactgctttcaatgcatagtgcagatgaggtgctaaattcagctctccatgtttctgcagcaatctgtaatATTTTTAAATCCTCCTAACAATTTGATAACATTTTAATACAATTTCCTcccactatacacatttttgtgagtgGTTTTGACTAATATTGCAAGAAAGTGTCCCTAATATAACGTGTTTGATATCTTATTTTCACAAGCATATACATTCTTGTGAATTTCccccccctaatatatgtatttttatacagttttgttggagaacttcatcgcaaaattcagagaactgtacATTTTGAAGGATAATGGTGTTTCCGTTCACATATTAGTTCATGAAGTGCACATTAGgatgtttctcattaaaatgcaaccaGAACTGCATTTCTTCTTTGTCCCTATGCTCCACCCACATTtagctctggccccacccaccttgaTTGTGCTGCTCATTTATTTTTCCCATGGGTCAATGGCCCTCCATAGAAAAAAAAGGCTCTCCACACATGACCTTTACTTATTGACTCTCCCACCTAAATTATTACCTTTCCTCATGAGCTTTCCTTTCTTATGGTCAATATGCCTCTCTGAGACTAAGGAAAAGTTGGACATCTTGTTGTCCTTCATCTTCTGGAAGGAGGCATTGTCCACCACAGAGTCGATTTGTTGGCTGTTGAGCTCTTTGCCAAGGAAGCAACAGATCCTCTCCACACTCCCACGCAggtcctgcaggaggcaaaaGCAAATGACAGTGCAGCCTCACACATACCATTCTGTGTGCAGATCTGCCCTTTGAGACAGAAGCACACGGTTCGCTGCCAGTGTACAGGGTGCATTTGGCAAGATTACTGCAAAGCTGTCTCTAAGCCAGCACAGTGCCCAGGGAACATCCAGGACAACAGGAGACTTGGAACTAGGTGCAGAATAGCAAATTACAAACATGGAGGGACTTAAATGTACTTGatcaatatattaaatatataaataaaaaatgacaggGAACATCCAGGACAGCAGGAGACTTGGAACTAGGTGCAGAATAGCAAATTACAAACATGGAGGGACTTAAATGTACTTGATCAatatattaaatacataaataaaaaatgacaggAAACACCCAGTATTATGTGCATCTAAGGAAAGATACTCTGAAACCATATGGGGACCTTaaccattttgtttttcatttttaatctTCGCTTGTGGGGATAGCAAGGAACTCTAACATCAGCTCAGAGGGACCTGGGCAatttgaacagaattttttttgttttgtttttaaacaagggGCAACCTTATAAGTGGGCATAACTGTGGTTGTCTGAACACAGTCTAGGTTGGATCTATACCTGCTGTAATTCTTCATACGTGTTGAAGAAGACATTGGGTCTGTCCTTCATCTCCATCCAGCCTTTCACATGGTCAaaccaggaaccataaggcactGGAAGAACACAGTGGAATGCCATGGAAGACACAGAGAGCACATCAGTGTCATCTAGTGACTGATCTATATAATGACATTATCCACACAGGGGAGATTGGGGGTGTTGGAAGAAATAGCAATTCTATACTTTCTCTCTGGCACAAGTGAGGATGTCTAAATATCACCCATTACACTGGAGATGAGGCTTCACCATATTCCTTCCCCACATCATCTGGCCTTTCACACCAGGATAAAGTGGAACTCTCGCAAGAAACTTCAGTTCAGATACAACAAggtccagtgccacctagtgactgaTCTATGTAATTACACTATCCACACAGGGAAATGTGGAGGTTTGTAGGCAACAGCAGCTCTACACATTCTCTCTTTAGAACTTTTTTCACTGCCACCAGTAAGGATGTCTAATATATTGCCCTCAACACTGCAGCTGAGGACTCAGCATAGCCCCTCCCCACATATTCCAAACAGTAGCACTCACCTGTTCAGGACATTTAATATTTTTCCACAAAAATAAATGAGTGTAGCTAATGTGAGACCTTTCCccattttcccccttcctcctgtaTCCCACTAGGAATTATACTTCTTGGCAAGGACTGTAGGGAAGCTATGAAAAGAGTATTGATGTGCATAGACAGAGGCTGGGGCCAGAACACAGGAGAGTGGCTGATTTGCCGTACCATTCCCACTCAGGAACTCCTCCATTGACTCTTCCATAGTCCCAGGGTCCTTGAATCCTTTACAGACCTTGGAGAAGTGGTAGAATGAGACCAGCACATCTTTAGGGTTTCTCAGGGTATAGATGACCTGGAAGACACGCAGAGACCACATGTAGGGAGGAGGGCAACAGGACTAGCCCTAACATTAGGCAGAATAAGGCAGTCATGAAATGGCATCAGatggtttattatttaatttattgcattttttattgCCAGAGAGTGCaagaggcacttgtgggattttgTGCCCTGATGCCAAAATAGCTTCCTTCACCTGGGGAGGCTGCATTTGCTCaagcagcagaatgtcttggGTTGGCCCTAATTTAAGGGTCGAGAATATTTCCTTGCCCTCCATTTCCATGTCAGGCTGGATGTTAGCTTTTACGTATCTCTCAGCAAGATACCCACATTTTGTTGCATAGTAGGTTTTTATCTCACCTCAGATTAGACAGACACTACAACCTTATAAGGCTTCAACTGGATCCATTTActtaa of Rhineura floridana isolate rRhiFlo1 chromosome 15, rRhiFlo1.hap2, whole genome shotgun sequence contains these proteins:
- the LOC133370894 gene encoding sulfotransferase 2A1-like; the protein is MCLDEGQHTETEPWLGRDPVAERFTGPGIGQFTASGSGCTPSEGAVSSMTYFAYKGISFPVVDYSLETLSYVENEFQLLDDDIANVVYPKSGTNWMQEILGLIWHDGNPSWVQSLPVWERSPWIETDEGLKTALKYPSPRLLASHLPSHVFPKSFLHSKAKVIYTLRNPKDVLVSFYHFSKVCKGFKDPGTMEESMEEFLSGNVPYGSWFDHVKGWMEMKDRPNVFFNTYEELQQDLRGSVERICCFLGKELNSQQIDSVVDNASFQKMKDNKMSNFSLVSERHIDHKKGKLMRKGISGDWKNHLTVAQSERFDRVYQEKMQGAKIPFPWD